A genome region from Maylandia zebra isolate NMK-2024a linkage group LG6, Mzebra_GT3a, whole genome shotgun sequence includes the following:
- the ier2b gene encoding immediate early response 2b produces MSATTAMEVNIEARRILAVSISKLYASRTQRGGLRLHRSLLLSLVMRSARDIYHSSRESEVLSGAQSAPEEPMDTSSSPGEQTRLPEPQPEPQPVLNSTETAPEEPDNTEDGCDSEIIEDKENLSPAKQSRKRRGKASAAPDFLPSKRARLEPGEERYEVPLGSCRAGESLTTLSLNRVIPAF; encoded by the coding sequence ATGAGTGCCACAACAGCAATGGAAGTGAACATCGAAGCCAGGCGGATCCTGGCCGTGTCTATAAGCAAGCTGTACGCCTCCAGGACCCAGAGAGGAGGACTGAGACTTCACCGGAGCCTCCTACTCTCCCTGGTCATGAGGTCTGCCCGGGACATCTATCACTCTTCCCGGGAGAGCGAGGTCCTGAGCGGGGCGCAGTCAGCTCCGGAGGAGCCGATGGACACCAGCTCCAGCCCAGGGGAACAAACCCGGCTACCAGAGCCTCAGCCAGAACCCCAGCCGGTACTTAACTCAACCGAAACGGCTCCAGAGGAGCCTGACAACACGGAGGACGGGTGTGATAGCGAAATCATAGAGGACAAAGAGAACTTAAGCCCTGCCAAGCAGTCCAGGAAACGCCGAGGGAAGGCGTCGGCGGCGCCTGACTTCCTCCCGAGTAAGAGGGCGAGGCTGGAGCCCGGGGAAGAGAGGTATGAGGTCCCACTCGGCAGCTGTCGCGCCGGGGAGTCCCTGACCACTTTGTCTCTAAATCGGGTTATACCTGCCTTCTGA